A region of Mesorhizobium sp. AR02 DNA encodes the following proteins:
- a CDS encoding acetolactate synthase large subunit, whose translation MTKGSDMFVAALENEGVERIFGIPGEENLDIVESIRRSSIQLILTRHEQAAAFMAATYGRLTGKAGVCITTLGPGALNLTTGSAYALLGAMPMIMITGQKGILSSRQARFQIVDIVAAMKPLTKLSRQIVSPKMIPSLVREAFRVAEEERPGPVHLELPEDIAAAECEPVALVPTHPVELPLASPGALDRAARMIMEARRPLLMFGAAASRPRVTPDVAQFVLRTQIPYFTTQMGKGTVPGGTELYMGTAALSERDYVHEAIEQADLIITIGHDTVEKPPFIMGAKGPKVIHVGYQSADVEQVYFPQAEIVGDLGPSLALLADRIEGKIPNAQALLPLREGILSRIAARATEDRFTPQRIVHDVRAVMPADGILALDNGMYKIWFARNYRTRMANTLLLDNALATMGAGLPSAMMAALLYPQRRVMAICGDGGFMMNSQELETAVRLKLNFVVLLLEDHAYGMIRWKQAVDEFPDFGMTFGNPDFVKYAEAYGAKGTRVDAIADLRPALEQAFTGGGVHLVVVPIDYSENTRVLVDELRERLPAPQTS comes from the coding sequence ATGACCAAAGGTTCGGATATGTTCGTCGCGGCCCTCGAGAACGAAGGGGTCGAGCGGATTTTCGGCATTCCGGGCGAGGAAAATCTCGACATCGTCGAATCGATCCGGCGCTCGTCGATCCAGCTGATCCTGACCCGCCACGAACAGGCGGCCGCCTTCATGGCAGCCACCTATGGCAGGCTCACCGGCAAGGCAGGCGTGTGCATCACCACGCTTGGCCCCGGCGCGCTCAATCTGACGACCGGTTCGGCCTATGCGCTGCTCGGCGCGATGCCGATGATCATGATCACCGGCCAGAAGGGCATATTGTCATCGCGGCAGGCGCGCTTCCAGATCGTCGACATCGTCGCGGCGATGAAGCCGCTGACCAAGCTGTCGCGCCAGATCGTCTCGCCGAAGATGATCCCCTCGCTGGTGCGCGAAGCGTTCCGCGTTGCCGAGGAAGAGCGTCCCGGCCCTGTGCATCTGGAACTGCCGGAAGACATTGCAGCGGCGGAGTGCGAGCCGGTGGCGCTGGTGCCGACGCACCCGGTCGAACTGCCGCTCGCAAGCCCGGGCGCGCTCGATCGCGCCGCCCGCATGATCATGGAGGCCAGGCGCCCGCTGCTGATGTTCGGCGCGGCGGCGTCGCGGCCGCGCGTCACCCCCGATGTCGCCCAGTTCGTGCTGCGCACGCAAATTCCCTATTTCACCACGCAGATGGGCAAGGGCACCGTGCCCGGCGGCACCGAGCTCTACATGGGAACGGCGGCCCTTTCGGAGCGCGACTATGTGCACGAGGCGATAGAACAGGCCGATCTGATCATCACCATAGGTCACGACACGGTCGAGAAACCGCCCTTCATTATGGGCGCCAAGGGACCGAAGGTCATCCATGTCGGCTACCAGTCGGCTGACGTCGAGCAGGTCTATTTCCCGCAGGCCGAGATCGTCGGCGACCTAGGCCCTTCGCTGGCGCTGCTGGCGGACCGCATCGAGGGCAAGATTCCCAATGCGCAGGCTCTGCTGCCACTCAGGGAAGGCATTTTGAGCCGGATCGCAGCGCGCGCCACCGAGGACCGCTTCACGCCGCAGCGCATCGTGCATGATGTCCGCGCCGTGATGCCGGCGGACGGTATCCTCGCCCTCGACAACGGCATGTACAAGATATGGTTCGCGCGCAACTATCGCACGCGCATGGCAAACACGTTGCTGCTCGACAATGCGCTCGCCACCATGGGCGCCGGCCTGCCGTCGGCGATGATGGCGGCACTGCTCTATCCGCAGCGTCGTGTCATGGCCATTTGCGGCGATGGCGGCTTCATGATGAACAGCCAGGAACTGGAAACCGCCGTCAGGCTCAAGCTCAACTTCGTCGTGCTGCTGCTCGAAGACCATGCCTACGGCATGATCCGCTGGAAGCAGGCGGTCGACGAATTTCCGGATTTCGGCATGACCTTCGGCAATCCCGATTTCGTCAAATACGCCGAGGCCTACGGTGCC